One genomic region from Metallosphaera tengchongensis encodes:
- a CDS encoding winged helix-turn-helix domain-containing protein, which produces MKFNFKIWIEDKDGKPVMGKGGVTLVKAILDSGSIAKASEEMNVSYKFAWQYIRRINGEIGGIAMRKGGKNAGGTEIDPKVLRIVRLYEQAQEEVKRVLEKYSQLLEEEMKQ; this is translated from the coding sequence ATGAAGTTTAATTTCAAGATATGGATTGAGGATAAGGATGGAAAGCCAGTTATGGGGAAGGGGGGAGTAACCCTAGTGAAAGCCATTCTTGACTCCGGTTCCATTGCCAAGGCGTCAGAGGAAATGAACGTATCCTACAAGTTCGCCTGGCAGTACATAAGGCGAATAAACGGAGAGATAGGAGGAATAGCCATGAGGAAGGGAGGTAAGAACGCGGGGGGTACGGAGATTGACCCCAAGGTTTTAAGAATAGTAAGGCTTTATGAGCAAGCTCAGGAGGAAGTAAAGAGAGTTTTAGAGAAGTACTCTCAGCTCCTGGAAGAGGAAATGAAACAGTGA
- the tpiA gene encoding triose-phosphate isomerase, whose translation MKKPIILVNYKTYETSYGKRGLELAKTLERVSIDTSTEIIIAVPATMITRISQEVSIPVYAQHVDGLPEGAHTGAVLPEHIKDAGARGSLLNHSERRVRLDEMDDALKRMKKLGLESVVCVDRYELVVPMGLLYPTAILIEPPELIGSGVSVSKAKPEVITNAVKEIRKVEGVYLIAGAGISSGEDVFISIKLGSDGIGVASAVMKAKDPKKVVESFVLEALKAIDQK comes from the coding sequence ATGAAGAAACCAATAATTCTAGTCAACTATAAGACCTATGAGACATCTTATGGGAAAAGGGGATTGGAACTAGCCAAGACGTTAGAGAGAGTATCCATCGATACGTCCACAGAGATAATTATAGCAGTACCAGCTACCATGATCACTAGAATAAGCCAGGAGGTCTCCATTCCAGTATACGCTCAACACGTAGACGGTCTTCCAGAAGGTGCACACACTGGGGCAGTTCTCCCCGAGCACATAAAGGATGCAGGTGCCAGAGGTAGCCTCCTAAATCACAGCGAGAGAAGAGTGAGGTTAGACGAAATGGACGACGCGCTCAAGAGAATGAAAAAGTTAGGACTGGAGTCGGTGGTTTGTGTAGATAGATACGAACTTGTAGTCCCTATGGGACTTCTCTACCCCACAGCAATCCTGATAGAGCCTCCAGAACTCATTGGGAGCGGAGTCTCAGTGTCAAAGGCTAAACCAGAAGTTATTACCAACGCTGTTAAGGAAATTAGAAAAGTAGAGGGAGTTTACCTGATAGCCGGGGCAGGAATAAGTTCAGGGGAGGACGTTTTCATTTCCATTAAGTTGGGTTCAGATGGCATAGGTGTAGCCAGTGCTGTCATGAAGGCTAAGGACCCTAAGAAAGTTGTGGAGAGCTTCGTGTTGGAGGCTTTGAAAGCTATAGATCAGAAGTAA